From a single Eremothecium sinecaudum strain ATCC 58844 chromosome III, complete sequence genomic region:
- the PBN1 gene encoding Pbn1p (Syntenic homolog of Ashbya gossypii AFR733W; Syntenic homolog of Saccharomyces cerevisiae YCL052C (PBN1)), which translates to MCALRYRHTVLFETADQWRTKADHNETHVTVSGTEDGSITVQRRVIYPVKEEVKDEVRVTWNSGRVASDGKIVPQLLDGLNVYRRKHDGEGLPDGYIDSVVQIGLHRGSFDLEAVKGALGAWPEFDAETLKWDQCSYDINVNGTLRVDEYCVPGIEDTLVFGASKPDLGSGTSEKKLELGLFYVESSDEDSVHLSGVRCKWLNDGSDHLDKCHKTYLLYTPQHTIRGDADAPIYLEKPVGMHPTIHANMSSVRLSRSDCRLYAFMNIPVELFVDKFQQPPTLLFGEHDLELPEYKLESWGSEVLYELNPGQDNEIKLHSRYIKPDNGGRYRDISFRPFIFEACPSEYTVSENPFFQRGLGYESYFTPDTKFRHINNTDLHLTIPRADIGDYGTVQWTTIMCVLLSCAYLLISIFRPISRK; encoded by the coding sequence ATGTGCGCATTAAGGTATCGCCATACCGTGTTGTTCGAGACCGCCGACCAATGGAGGACTAAAGCCGACCACAACGAAACGCATGTTACTGTTAGTGGGACAGAAGATGGTAGTATTACTGTTCAACGGCGGGTTATATATCCTGTGAAGGAGGAAGTGAAAGACGAGGTTCGAGTTACCTGGAACAGCGGAAGGGTGGCAAGTGACGGCAAGATAGTCCCACAGCTTTTGGATGGACTGAACGTTTACCGTCGGAAGCACGACGGCGAGGGGCTTCCTGACGGTTATATAGACAGTGTTGTGCAGATTGGGCTTCACAGGGGATCTTTTGATTTGGAAGCTGTTAAAGGAGCATTGGGAGCGTGGCCGGAGTTTGACGCCGAGACGCTAAAGTGGGATCAATGTAGCTACGATATCAATGTTAACGGTACATTGAGGGTGGATGAGTATTGTGTCCCTGGCATCGAAGACACGCTTGTATTTGGTGCTTCAAAACCAGATCTTGGTTCAGGAACTAGTGAGAAAAAGTTGGAACTAGGTTTGTTTTACGTTGAGAGCTCTGATGAAGATAGCGTCCACTTATCGGGAGTTCGTTGTAAGTGGCTTAATGATGGAAGTGATCATCTTGATAAATGCCATAAAACGTATCTCCTGTACACACCGCAACATACTATTCGCGGAGATGCTGACGCACCTATCTATCTGGAAAAGCCAGTAGGGATGCATCCTACGATACATGCTAATATGAGCAGTGTCAGATTGTCACGGAGTGATTGTAGGCTATACGCTTTTATGAACATTCCTGTCGAGCTCTTCGTGGATAAGTTCCAGCAGCCGCCAACACTACTATTTGGGGAGCATGACTTGGAGTTGCCTGAATACAAACTAGAATCATGGGGGTCCGAAGTGCTATATGAGTTGAATCCAGGCCAAGATAATGAAATTAAACTACATTCGCGTTACATAAAGCCCGACAATGGGGGCAGGTATCGTGATATTAGCTTCCGTCCATTTATTTTCGAAGCGTGTCCCTCGGAATACACAGTGTCTGAAAACCCGTTTTTCCAAAGAGGTCTTGGCTACGAATCATATTTCACACCAGATACTAAATTTAGGCACATAAACAATACTGATTTACATTTAACTATACCCAGAGCAGATATTGGCGATTACGGCACTGTTCAGTGGACAACTATTATGTGTGTGCTATTGTCCTGTGCATATCTGTTAATATCCATCTTCAGACCTATCTCTCGCAAATAA
- the HLR1 gene encoding Hlr1p (Syntenic homolog of Ashbya gossypii AFR732C; Syntenic homolog of Saccharomyces cerevisiae YCL051W (LRE1) and YDR528W (HLR1)), which yields MQEELTKGSFEGSAEGNIGRSKGQPLHRHKRSFAISGDFEFLKSYEEKKDLGDNARRTNFSPRPLSYGGYTSEKILDNRRLNSRYFEKEDRKFGSGYLNVPDATIDLDEALRTTSPMTMARRSPTMNVVDPVIFHRRNVVRSVSIEEETRVQRRPSDMEKLRKPWPIRDLDGRRRTSPLLHMQTGINTNTQVEGDLQVGDRPSPSNR from the coding sequence ATGCAGGAGGAGCTTACAAAAGGGAGCTTTGAAGGTAGTGCAGAAGGAAATATCGGTAGAAGCAAGGGACAGCCATTACATCGCCATAAGAGGTCATTTGCAATATCTGGGGATTTCGAGTTCTTAAAATCTTACGAAGAAAAAAAAGATCTAGGAGATAATGCGCGCCGCACCAATTTTAGCCCGAGGCCATTGAGTTATGGTGGGTATACCAGTGAAAAAATTCTTGATAATAGACGTTTGAATAGTCGATATTTCGAGAAAGAGGATAGAAAATTTGGATCTGGATATTTGAATGTGCCAGATGCCACCATAGACCTTGATGAAGCCCTTCGGACGACGTCGCCTATGACTATGGCGCGTAGATCTCCTACTATGAATGTCGTTGATCCTGTAATTTTTCATCGAAGGAACGTCGTGCGGTCTGTTAGTATTGAGGAAGAGACCCGTGTTCAGCGAAGGCCTTCGGACATGGAAAAGCTCCGAAAGCCTTGGCCAATTCGTGATCTGGATGGCAGACGCAGGACGTCGCCTCTGCTGCACATGCAGACAGGTATAAATACAAACACACAAGTCGAAGGCGACCTTCAGGTTGGTGATCGACCAAGTCCGAGTAACAGATAA
- the QCR7 gene encoding ubiquinol--cytochrome-c reductase subunit 7 (Syntenic homolog of Ashbya gossypii AFR731W; Syntenic homolog of Saccharomyces cerevisiae YDR529C (QCR7)), with translation MPQSFSSIVKMGEYILKSPSLSKVFVPVARQFINFSGYRKLGLRYDDLISEESDIAQTAIKRLPEQESYARVFRIIQAHQCEVTHHLLPKNKWTTPEDDVPYLLPYLLEAEAAVAEKQELDNLELK, from the coding sequence ATGCCGCAATCCTTTTCTTCCATCGTCAAAATGGGCGAATACATACTAAAGTCCCCATCTTTGTCTAAGGTCTTTGTCCCAGTCGCTAGACAATTCATCAATTTCTCCGGTTACAGAAAGTTGGGTCTAAGATACGACGATTTAATCTCAGAAGAGAGCGATATTGCTCAAACTGCCATCAAGAGATTGCCTGAGCAAGAATCATATGCTAGAGTTTTCAGAATCATTCAAGCTCACCAATGTGAAGTAACCCACCACTTGCTACCAAAGAACAAATGGACCACTCCTGAGGATGATGTCCCATACCTACTACCTTACTTGTTGGAAGCTGAggctgctgttgctgaaAAACAAGAGTTGGATAACTTGGAACTAAAATAA
- a CDS encoding bifunctional AP-4-A phosphorylase/ADP sulfurylase (Syntenic homolog of Ashbya gossypii AFR730W; Syntenic homolog of Saccharomyces cerevisiae YCL050C (APA1) and YDR530C (APA2)): MLPDNLQDLIHAKYEAAQAKRAIEFTKTTTSKLKDPESGLKYVVSFAEHLQKKPERGDKALEKVDPFANVEPDLTVLESVNDDYRLVLNRYPVTPEHILLITKDFKPQTSALSPKDLMTGYKLLDKLDDDEQRFMLFYNCGANSGSSVDHKHLQLMRMPEKFTAFQDMLCKGEQHFIPGPQKEPLQDKRVSFSHYVLPLPEEAVKVTEDLLAMSYVAVLQRALTHFQNWAADKPDLETAYNFIMTKQWICIVPRSKPASEEYRIGFNSTAYLGLVLVKWEDTLKKITESPQILAKVLMECSFPNTAGEKSTEYNY; this comes from the coding sequence ATGCTGCCAGATAATTTGCAAGACTTGATTCATGCGAAATATGAGGCTGCACAAGCGAAGAGGGCTATAGAATTCACAAAAACTACTACTTCAAAGCTTAAGGACCCCGAAAGTGGCTTAAAGTACGTAGTATCTTTTGCCGAACACTTACAGAAGAAACCCGAACGTGGGGATAAAGCCTTGGAAAAGGTCGATCCTTTCGCAAATGTTGAGCCAGATTTAACCGTTTTGGAGTCGGTTAACGACGATTATAGGTTAGTGTTAAATAGGTATCCGGTGACGCCAGAGCACATTTTGCTAATTACAAAAGATTTTAAGCCACAAACCTCGGCGTTATCACCAAAAGACCTCATGACAGGTTACAAATTGTTGGATAAATTGGATGACGATGAGCAAAGATTTATGTTATTCTATAATTGCGGAGCTAATAGTGGGTCTTCGGTCGACCACAAGCATCTCCAGTTAATGAGAATGCCCGAGAAATTTACTGCGTTCCAGGATATGCTATGCAAAGGTGAGCAACACTTTATTCCAGGACCGCAGAAAGAGCCACTTCAGGACAAAAGGGTATCCTTCAGTCACTATGTACTGCCACTACCGGAAGAAGCTGTAAAAGTAACCGAGGACCTCCTTGCTATGTCCTATGTTGCAGTTCTTCAGCGTGCACTAACCCATTTCCAGAATTGGGCTGCTGACAAACCCGACTTGGAGACGGCATACAATTTTATAATGACAAAGCAATGGATTTGTATTGTACCTCGTTCAAAACCTGCCAGTGAGGAGTATCGGATTGGGTTCAATTCCACAGCATACCTTGGTCTAGTCTTGGTCAAATGGGAAGATACCCTAAAGAAGATAACCGAATCGCCTCAGATTTTGGCTAAAGTTCTCATGGAATGTTCATTTCCCAACACAGCCGGAGAGAAGTCCACCGAGTATAATTATTAA